A portion of the Punica granatum isolate Tunisia-2019 chromosome 7, ASM765513v2, whole genome shotgun sequence genome contains these proteins:
- the LOC116214728 gene encoding uncharacterized protein LOC116214728, protein MGLQWVILTYVVAAEAAVALILTLPSPKLLKEKLVSFVSLILQPALFIVPFVGFQLLDIYWKNEHRMMCTSEICTAAERDRYEKSIYKAQRNVILCASACLLYWCIYRICKYYKEIQSLEQVEKRYKEQ, encoded by the exons atggggtTGCAGTGGGTGATACTGACGTACGTGGTGGCGGCGGAGGCGGCCGTAGCTCTCATCCTGACCCTCCCCTCCCCGAAGCTACTCAAGGAAAAATTGGTCTCTTTCGTCTCTCTCATCCTTCAGCCAGCCCTCTTCATCGTCCCCTTTGTGGGGTTCCAGCTACTGG ATATTTACTGGAAGAATGAGCACCGCATGATGTGCACGTCTGAGATCTGCACTGCTGCTGAAAGAGATCGATATGAGAAATCT ATCTACAAAGCTCAGAGGAATGTTATTCTATGTGCTTCAGCTTGCCTCCTCTACTG GTGCATCTATAGAATCTGCAAATACTACAAAGAGATTCAGAGCTTGGAGCAAGTGGAGAAGAGGTACAAGGAGCAGTAG
- the LOC116213649 gene encoding methylecgonone reductase-like yields MEECSKLGLAQSTGVSNFGPMKLSHILQFRTIPPAVDQVEMNVAWQQEKLWEYCREKGIHVSAWSPLAANGASWGSMAVMDSLILKSIAEARGTNVAQVALRWIHEQGTSVIVKSFNTERIRGNLKIFEWEEELTGDEMEKIKQIPQRGGVSGSVYVNESGPGGYKSLDELWEWLTKFVDICMPWLPMLLLL; encoded by the exons ATGGAAGAGTGCTCCAAGCTCGGCCTGGCCCAGTCGACTGGCGTCAGCAACTTCGGCCCCATGAAGCTCTCCCATATCCTCCAATTCCGCACCATCCCTCCCGCTGTCGATCAG GTGGAGATGAACGTAGCATGGCAGCAGGAGAAACTGTGGGAGTACTGCAGGGAAAAGGGAATACATGTTAGCGCTTGGTCGCCGTTAGCAGCCAATGGAGCCTCTTGGGGTTCCATGGCTGTCATGGACAGCCTCATCCTTAAGAGCATTGCAGAAGCTAGAGGAACCAACGTGGCTCAG GTGGCGCTGAGATGGATACACGAGCAAGGGACGAGTGTGATAGTGAAGAGCTTCAACACGGAGAGGATAAGAGGCAACCTGAAGATCTTCGAATGGGAAGAGGAACTTACAGGGGATGAGATGGAGAAGATCAAGCAGATCCCGCAGAGAGGAGGAGTTTCTGGGAGTGTGTATGTCAATGAAAGTGGGCCGGGTGGCTACAAGTCTCTTGATGAACTCTGGGAATGGCTAACTAAATTCGTGGACATTTGTATGCCTTGGCTGCCAATGTTATTACTGTTATAA
- the LOC116212955 gene encoding methylecgonone reductase-like yields MGEVGASRSAIPEVALNSGHKIPLIGLGTAAGPLPPPEALIAILVEAIEAGYRHFDTAAVYGSEESLGRAVAEALERQLIKSRDDLFITSKVWCTHTDPALVLPALKETLGRLGLEYVDLYLIHWPVRLKKETNKSNLTKESLLDFDVKGTWEAMEECSKLGLAKSIGVSNFGPKKLSHILQSCTIPPAVNQVEMHVAWRQEKLREYCKEKGIHVSAWSPLAANGASWGSKAVMDSLILKDIANARGTTVAQVALRWVYEQGASVIVKSFNKERMKDNLRIIEWEKQLTEEELEKINQIPPCQGVRGEMFVNESGPGYKSLDELWE; encoded by the exons ATGGGAGAAGTAGGAGCATCCAGAAGCGCCATACCAGAGGTGGCCCTTAACTCCGGCCACAAGATCCCGCTGATCGGGCTAGGCACTGCGGCGGGCCCTCTGCCACCTCCCGAGGCCCTTATTGCAATCCTCGTCGAGGCCATCGAAGCGGGGTACCGCCACTTCGACACGGCCGCAGTCTATGGCTCCGAGGAGTCACTCGGCCGAGCAGTAGCGGAGGCCCTCGAGCGGCAGCTCATCAAGAGCCGCGACGACCTCTTCATCACCTCCAAGGTCTGGTGCACTCACACCGATCCGGCTCTCGTCCTCCCGGCACTCAAGGAGACTCTCGG GAGGTTGGGGCTAGAGTACGTGGATTTGTACCTAATCCACTGGCCAGTGAGGCTGAAGAAGGAGACTAACAAATCAAATCTTACAAAGGAAAGCCTGCTCGACTTCGATGTAAAGGGCACATGGGAAGCCATGGAAGAGTGCTCCAAGCTGGGCCTGGCCAAGTCTATTGGCGTCAGCAACTTCGGCCCCAAGAAGCTCTCCCATATCCTCCAATCCTGCACCATACCCCCTGCTGTCAATCAG GTGGAGATGCACGTCGCCTGGAGGCAGGAGAAGCTAAGGGAGTACTGCAAGGAGAAGGGAATACATGTGAGTGCGTGGTCTCCTTTAGCAGCTAATGGAGCCTCCTGGGGCTCCAAGGCTGTCATGGATAGTCTCATCCTTAAGGACATCGCAAATGCCCGAGGAACTACCGTTGCTCAG GTGGCGCTGAGATGGGTGTACGAGCAAGGCGCGAGTGTGATAGTGAAGAGCTTCAACAAAGAAAGGATGAAAGACAACCTTAGGATCATCGAATGGGAAAAGCAACTGACAGAGGAAGAGCTGGAGAAGATCAACCAGATCCCACCATGCCAAGGTGTTAGGGGGGAAATGTTTGTGAATGAGAGTGGGCCCGGCTACAAGTCGCTCGATGAACTCTGGGAATAA
- the LOC116215125 gene encoding RNA polymerase II C-terminal domain phosphatase-like 4 — MSMSSFDHKPSAVPLVPFSGEDAVQETLLPLSNMRKIPQNLPLLHCSGPYMIDSLCSILEKASSLEPEVGCTHPLMYKGTCLACKECMGDWCGLQLDYLEPGFRVGRKEVGQLRESISRNLLGTRKLHLILDLDNTLLHTISCSALIPDEQHLLAECHVPGKTTGDLFVDPKGIKITKLRPFVLSLLREASTMFDLTLYTTGTRSYADRMVHLLDPEGCYFGNWVIARSDLTSNYKSLDNVLAKEYCTLILDDDSEAWPKHTTNLIPVEPYNYFFNDRSTYRKDCPPQNPDGEGERPHLAIILDVLKAIHQRYFDQYDHGKGGLVDVRTELLSLRRDVLKGCRIFTGRADWVTEMARQLGATIVWEPSSSVTHVISESSTCTYARWALQQNKFLVHPEWVFAAYRLWKRPAEHEFLLKAPRKYRGW; from the coding sequence ATGAGCATGTCTTCTTTTGATCACAAGCCATCGGCTGTGCCACTGGTCCCATTCTCCGGCGAGGATGCTGTCCAGGAAACTCTCTTGCCATTGAGTAATATGCGGAAAATTCCCCAAAATCTCCCTCTTCTCCATTGTTCGGGTCCGTATATGATCGACTCCCTCTGTTCGATTCTGGAGAAGGCTTCAAGCTTGGAACCTGAGGTCGGGTGCACGCACCCTCTGATGTACAAAGGAACCTGCCTCGCGTGCAAAGAGTGCATGGGCGACTGGTGCGGTCTTCAGCTGGACTATCTCGAGCCGGGGTTTAGGGTTGGCCGAAAGGAGGTTGGGCAATTGCGTGAGAGTATATCCCGGAATCTGCTTGGCACAAGGAAGCTCCACCTCATCTTGGATCTAGACAACACGTTACTCCACACTATCAGCTGCTCTGCCTTGATCCCAGATGAGCAGCACCTCCTTGCAGAATGTCATGTTCCGGGAAAGACCACGGGCGACCTGTTTGTCGACCCTAAGGGCATAAAGATCACTAAGTTACGACCTTTCGTCCTCTCACTCCTCAGAGAGGCAAGCACCATGTTCGACTTGACCCTTTATACGACGGGAACACGGTCCTATGCTGACAGGATGGTGCACTTGCTTGATCCTGAAGGTTGCTATTTTGGGAATTGGGTAATCGCCAGGTCGGACTTAACAAGCAACTACAAGAGCCTCGACAATGTTCTCGCCAAGGAGTACTGCACACTAATCCTTGATGACGACTCTGAGGCTTGGCCCAAGCACACGACGAATCTTATACCGGTGGAGCCATACAATTACTTCTTCAATGATCGGAGCACTTACCGTAAAGATTGCCCTCCGCAGAATCCCGACGGCGAAGGTGAAAGACCCCACCTGGCAATTATCCTTGATGTTCTCAAGGCCATCCACCAGCGCTACTTTGATCAATACGACCATGGAAAAGGAGGGTTGGTTGACGTCAGGACGGAGCTCTTGTCACTGCGCCGAGATGTTCTCAAGGGTTGCCGAATTTTCACTGGAAGAGCCGATTGGGTAACAGAGATGGCAAGACAGTTGGGCGCAACAATTGTCTGGGAGCCGTCCTCGTCGGTCACACACGTGATTTCTGAAAGCAGTACCTGCACTTATGCTCGATGGGCATTGCAACAGAACAAGTTCCTTGTCCACCCCGAATGGGTCTTTGCTGCATATAGGCTATGGAAGAGGCCGGCCGAGCATGAGTTTCTGCTGAAAGCTCCCAGGAAATACAGAGGGTGGTGA
- the LOC116213376 gene encoding methylecgonone reductase-like, producing the protein MGNVGTPRSAIPEVRLSSGHKMPQIGLGTGAASLPPPQALTAILIEAIEMGYRHFDTAAVYGSEECLGRAVAEALERRLIRSRDEVFITSKLWCNNADPDLVLPALKETLRRLGLEYVDLYLIHWPVRMKRETEGLNFTKESLLEFDAKGTWEAMEECSKLGLAKSIGVSNFGPKKLSQILQFCSIPPAVNQVEMNVAWKQEKLREYCRDKGIHASAWSPLASNGSSWGSMAVMESPILKSIAEARGTTVAQVALRWVHEQGSTAIVKSFNKERMRDNLRILEWDEPLTEDELEKIRQIPPCQGVRGDVFVNENGPGYTSVDELWE; encoded by the exons ATGGGAAACGTGGGAACACCGAGAAGTGCCATACCGGAGGTTCGCCTTAGCTCCGGCCACAAGATGCCGCAGATTGGACTAGGCACAGGGGCGGCATCTCTGCCGCCTCCACAGGCCCTAACCGCCATCCTCATCGAGGCCATCGAGATGGGTTACCGTCACTTCGACACAGCAGCAGTCTACGGCTCCGAGGAATGCCTCGGCAGAGCTGTGGCAGAGGCCCTCGAGCGGAGGCTTATCCGGAGCCGCGACGAGGTCTTCATCACATCTAAGCTATGGTGCAATAACGCTGACCCGGATCTTGTCCTTCCCGCGCTAAAGGAGACTCTCAG GAGGTTGGGGCTGGAGTATGTGGATTTGTATCTAATCCACTGGCCGGTGAGGATGAAAAGGGAGACGGAAGGCTTAAATTTTACGAAGGAGAGCCTACTGGAATTCGACGCAAAGGGAACATGGGAAGCCATGGAAGAGTGCTCCAAGCTGGGCTTAGCTAAGTCCATTGGGGTTAGCAACTTCGGCCCCAAGAAGCTCTCCCAAATACTCCAATTCTGCTCCATCCCTCCTGCTGTCAATCAG GTGGAAATGAATGTCGCATGGAAGCAGGAGAAGCTGAGGGAATACTGCAGGGACAAGGGGATACACGCAAGTGCTTGGTCTCCTTTGGCATCCAATGGAAGCTCCTGGGGCTCAATGGCCGTCATGGAAAGCCCCATCCTTAAAAGCATTGCAGAAGCCAGAGGAACCACCGTGGCTCAG GTGGCGCTGAGATGGGTGCATGAACAAGGCTCGACCGCGATAGTGAAGAGCTTCAATAAGGAGAGGATGAGAGACAACCTTAGGATCCTCGAATGGGACGAACCACTAACGGAAGATgagttggagaagatcaggCAGATCCCCCCATGCCAAGGAGTTCGTGGGGACGTGTTTGTCAATGAGAATGGACCCGGCTACACTTCTGTAGATGAACTATGGGAATAA